The region tttttcttttcttctgtcttctttttCAACTTTTGCAATTTTTCTTCTGTCCCGCTTTCTCTTTTCCTTGTGTCCATTTTTTATGAATTATTCTGTCTTCTTTTTTAACTTTTGCAATTTTTCTTCTGTGCTTTTATTCAACATGGCGTTAATTCAACTTATGACGATTTCTGCAATTACTCGTGGTTGTGGTTGTCTTAACGGCCTTAACAGAACGGAAAGACCCCGAGTGACTATTAAAACCACACAAATCTGCAAAAGCGCAAGAGGTAGCGCAAAATCAAGAGGACTATCCCCCTGGAAGACTCCATTTGATGTAGCCTTCACTGGATGTGGACATGTCTGACCCAAGGTACCATTGGACGCCATTGTACAAATCAGAGAAACTGAAAACTACCTGCAAAATGGACATACAGAACTGCTTAATTGATGAACTAGCTCATATCTTAAAATGGCTAAAAAGAATTCTTAAATTGCTTGTATCATTTCATAGAACGATGACTTGAGTTTTCCAGATCTGTAGCACCTTACTGAACAAAATTGAAGAACGTAATCACAATTCATACCCCCTTTCAACAAAATTAGTCTCATTTCAACTTTTTGTAGTCGATAACGGAGTATGCTAATAAAACTCAAAACTGATCTGATCTTCGAGATACAAGTTAACCTCACTCTGTGGCTAGTAGTAGTTTTTGGTAACTACTTCAGTACCACTATTAAACCTAAATAAACAAATTCTGAATGATCTTGTTTCACTTATGCCAAGATGTGATCCCCTTGATCCACTCTTTAGTCCCAAATATGGGCTTTTTAAGCGCGGAAATGGAACGATACAAACTACACATATCATAGGCGAAGCTACATTATCGACAAAGATACAAACTACACATATCTTAGGCGAAGCTACATTATCGACATATTTAAGTGTTGTTTCAGTGTGAAAAAACTCAAGCAAAAAAACATTATACACTACTCTGTGACTTCATCATCAAGAACCAAAAACAAACACGAAAGACAGACTGACAGGATACATCATTTATAACCTGAACCAAAGTACATAAACATACAGCAAGAATGCCAAGAATCAATGACATTGTATAATTAGTACCTGTGGGGAGTAAGGAGCAGACTGCTGTAAATGTGAATGTATAATACTAGGGGAGACTAACAAAACGCCTGTTCTTGAACTAATTCTGTAGATAAAACGTTAGAAATGTAGTGCCTGCCATACACGAACAAATGAAACAGTACTGCCTAAAAAATATTCAAATACGAGATAATAAAATTCTTTGCTATGAGACAATTTGACAAATCGAGAAATGTAACAAAGCAATTGTGAGATTGCTGTAGTTATTGCTGAAATGAAGTTGCATCATGCAAAAGAAAAGGATGACAGAGACTAGTTCCAGTATTGTCTAATTGTCTTCAAGACGTTGCTGGAGATAAGTTATGGAGAATTTAGGCTTACAAGCATGTTGTAACTACTAATATTTACAACATTGACATAAGAAGTTTGTGAACTGCAACATTCAGTTGGAATCAGAGTCATCCTTGTTGATGTCTTCTACCTCTCCTTCCTCTTTTAGTGAAGCTAAGGCATGCGTAGACAGCTGACTATGATACTGCTGCACCACCAAAACTGAAGCAGTTGTTGAGAATGTTGGGGATGTTAACAAGCTCCCAATTGGCCCCAGTTCTGGGCACTCACATTTAGTTTTCAAAGCGGCAGCTAACTCCCCGTCGGGCATTCTTCCAACCAGAAACAGATTGCAGCGATTATACTCGCGAATAGCCTCAGTTGTTTCTGCAGCAGTACTCACTACTCTCTCTTCATATGTGATGGAGCTATGTTCTGACACATTCTTCTTATAGGCATCTAGAATTTCTTCATCAAAGTTGCTTTCTTCAGCATTGGAAACATCATCCATGTTGATGCTGACAACCTCTCCCATAACTTTTGGCTGCAACTTAAAACGAACAATGATCAAATTTATACCAGGGTGCTCAGCCATCCAAGCACCATAAGCAAGTGCTTCATGATCATCATGGCCTCCGAAGAAAAGGACAGTCATGACTGAGTTAACATTGCTGGCAGCTATATGTGTTGGTCCACCAAGTCCTCGATCTATTAATAAACCAACTGAGCAAGGTGCATGCTCAAGAACTTTGCGGTTTACATGTCTAAAATCGGCTCTAGTTGTCTCTAAGTGTCCATCTAGCCTCTGATGCTTGTGGAATGGAAGAATTATCATAGCAGCCCCTTTACTGTAAGCACTGTTACAGATGTCCTCGTGCATATTGGACATTGGTGAAATTGCTGTTGTTGGTCGAATGGACACTTTACTCAATTGTTGGAAAGCTTCAAAGGCAACAACAATTTGGGTGGAATCAGAATTCTGTGTTGAATTCCAGAAGGGAAGTCCGTTCCTTCTTGCCTTGTGGACCGCTAGCATAGCAGATGATCTCTCGGACAGCTCCATTAAGTGCATGGCATAAACACGAAGTCCTTCCTTCTTCCCTATCCCACGTGAAGCCTCGATGAGGTTGATCAACGAGGGGATGTCCCTAGAACTATGGAAGCACACCAGCATCCGGAGTTGAGAGCTAGTGTCATTCCTCTGAACTGTTCTATGCTTGTATCCAGCTTTAGCCAATTGTTTAGCTGGCTTATATACTGCTAGAACTATTGGCGTTGTCATGAAAGTAGTGACGAGAGCCATCAGAACCAAAATGGCAAATGTTTGATCATTCAATACCTGAAACAAAAATCAGTTTGAAACATCAAAAAATGCAGAAAATAGAAAAATTTGAAGACATGAATTACCGAATTTATTAAATCAAACTTACCCCTCTGTCTTTGCCAATATTAAGGACAATGAGCTCCACCAAACCCTTTGTGTTCATCAAAACACCCAGAGCTATAGCCTCTTGAAACGGCACTTTAGACAAAAGTGACACCACTACAGTTCCAATGATCTTCCCAAAACAAGCTGTGAATATGACCAAAACAAGGAGACCCCATGACTGAGCACCCTGGATGGTGGTCACATCAGTTTTCAAACCACTTGAGACGAAATACAGTGGGAGCAGAAGTCCAGAAACTAGATCCTCAACTTTTTCAACAAGGGAAGCAGCAATTGGTCCTTCCTTTGGAACAAGAACTCCAACCACAAAGGCCCCAAAGAGAGCATGGATACCTATAGTATCAGTTACAAACCCTGCAGCCAAAACTGATGCTAAAATAGCGCAGACATAAACTTCATCAACTGGTTCACCTTCAGGGCAATGTTGAGCCATCCTTTTAAATAGGGGTGGCACAATAAACGTGCAAGCTAAAACAAAGCCAGCACCACACAGAAGAACCCACAGTGAAATGAGAGGAGAGCGTCCAGTTCCAGAGAGCGCAATGGCAAGAGCTAGCAGAATCCAGGCTGCAACATCATTAACTGCTGCTGCGGACATTGCTATTCTGCCAACATCAGTAGTTAAAAGTTTGAGCTCAGCAAGAATTCGAGCCAAGACAGGGAAGGCAGTAATAGAAAGGGCCACTCCCATGAAAACCAGAAAAGGACCTTCACTCACACCCTTGGAAACACTTCCACGGAGGATAAATGATACTCCAATTCCCAACACAAAAGGAACGCTTATTCCTGCAAGGGCAATGCACAAAGACTTCTTTCCTGTCCGACGAAGGGACTTCAGGTCTAACTCAAGCCCAACAAGGAACAGGAAGAAGAGGAGACCGAGGTTAGCTAGCGTATCCAACACTGTTAGACTTCTAGGTGGAAAAACTGTGTTGAGAAAGCTTTTGTTACGACCCAGAGCTGACGGACCAAGTAAAATTCCTCCCTGACAAAATTAATAACCAATGTGAGTAACCAAGACAACTGAATAGCCAAGTTCTCATAGATTGCAAGACTAGTACATGGTATTATTCTTAATCAAACACACATGTGTAGAACATACCCTCACGGCCTCCAAAAATATTAAGGCCATATCAATTCATAATACATGAGCAATGTAGATTATTAGACAAAGCAATTCATCAGTTTACTGGTTTTCCAATTCCCATCACTTGAAGGGATTATAAGTTTTATTGCATATAAATTTCTCTTAACTTAGTCAACTCTAAGAAACATCTTTTGTCACCCTGTTTATAATGTAACATCCAGTATGATACACGTTTAACCAGCAAGCATGTTCAAGGTTTTTTGACAGAGCAATATAAGGTAAAGTATGGCGTTTAACGCGGTTTCTGAAGAAGATTTGGGGGCAAAGCATGTTACAAACTCAAAAATTAAGGTTACAGAAGATTACTTAAAAAGGTAATTTGCATTAGTGCATATCATATGCAAAACTGGTAATTTTCTTTACTAATGTAAGTTAAAAAAAGATAAGAACAAGTTTTCATTAAACTTATTCATCTTTTACGCAGTCCAAATTCATACATTCATGAACCAAACCAAGTTTATTTGTTTTAAGACCCCGAATTTCAAGAATATTTATTTTGGAATTTTCGAATACCAGACTCATAAAGTACTATCATATAGACAACAACAACAAATCATAGCAATGGTACCATCTTTAAAAAAAGTGAGAAAGAAAGAACTTACGACGATCTCGGCAATGACTCTAGGCTGCCGTAAGGGTTTAAGAATGTAAGCCAGAAACCTTGAGAGTATCAGCACTATGCATATCTGCAAAATTGCTAAAGGAAGTGCATAATCAAGAGGATCATCTCCTTGGAACACTCCATTAGATGTAGCTTTCATCGGACTTGGACACTTGACTGTACCATTGGAGCCGAACATCTTTCACTACAAGAAAGAGAGTCAATTTCGACTTATAAAAGCTAGATCATAGAAAGAAACAACATAAAACTATAAGCTATTTCTTTTTTGTTCCAACAAACTGCAGTGTGAATGGCGTATATAATCAACAATCTTGATTTTTTACCGTGGTTAGATGATGTGTgagaataaatttaataaatgCGCAGAGATATGAATCGCTTGGATTTTGTAGACCTTTTAATAAAATTTATTCCGATTGAGGAATTTAAATATTTTGTCAAACTAAAAGTCTAGTATTACAAGGATTCTCATTAAATCTAGGATACTATAAAGATACTCCCTCAATCCCGTAGACATCGGGGACGAGCCTCCACACGTATTTTAATACTCCTCTAAAATATAGTTTTGTAAAtaattttcaattattttttttctaaaaaaacatttgatatttgaattttaataccaaaaaagaaaaatttaaaaataaatcatgaAATTATACTTTATATTTAAAGCGTGTGTGTAAGTATTGAAAAAAACTGTATAATCTGAATCAGACGGAGGGAATACTATGTATGACTAGGCAAACATACAGTAGGAGGTGACCCACTTG is a window of Apium graveolens cultivar Ventura chromosome 11, ASM990537v1, whole genome shotgun sequence DNA encoding:
- the LOC141695051 gene encoding cation/H(+) antiporter 18-like, coding for MFGSNGTVKCPSPMKATSNGVFQGDDPLDYALPLAILQICIVLILSRFLAYILKPLRQPRVIAEIVGGILLGPSALGRNKSFLNTVFPPRSLTVLDTLANLGLLFFLFLVGLELDLKSLRRTGKKSLCIALAGISVPFVLGIGVSFILRGSVSKGVSEGPFLVFMGVALSITAFPVLARILAELKLLTTDVGRIAMSAAAVNDVAAWILLALAIALSGTGRSPLISLWVLLCGAGFVLACTFIVPPLFKRMAQHCPEGEPVDEVYVCAILASVLAAGFVTDTIGIHALFGAFVVGVLVPKEGPIAASLVEKVEDLVSGLLLPLYFVSSGLKTDVTTIQGAQSWGLLVLVIFTACFGKIIGTVVVSLLSKVPFQEAIALGVLMNTKGLVELIVLNIGKDRGVLNDQTFAILVLMALVTTFMTTPIVLAVYKPAKQLAKAGYKHRTVQRNDTSSQLRMLVCFHSSRDIPSLINLIEASRGIGKKEGLRVYAMHLMELSERSSAMLAVHKARRNGLPFWNSTQNSDSTQIVVAFEAFQQLSKVSIRPTTAISPMSNMHEDICNSAYSKGAAMIILPFHKHQRLDGHLETTRADFRHVNRKVLEHAPCSVGLLIDRGLGGPTHIAASNVNSVMTVLFFGGHDDHEALAYGAWMAEHPGINLIIVRFKLQPKVMGEVVSINMDDVSNAEESNFDEEILDAYKKNVSEHSSITYEERVVSTAAETTEAIREYNRCNLFLVGRMPDGELAAALKTKCECPELGPIGSLLTSPTFSTTASVLVVQQYHSQLSTHALASLKEEGEVEDINKDDSDSN